One stretch of Lysobacterales bacterium DNA includes these proteins:
- a CDS encoding DUF533 domain-containing protein has product MFDPQRLLGQLLGDALGGDFGHRRKRGSGLSFGTKAQLGLGALGVAMAAYEHFSQQKPTEPATTAGAMPPPAPAYAAAIAAAVPPGPPPPAPAATIDPALLPQEQADAVLLVQSMIAAAAADGVIDPTERQRVLDRACAAGVDAETRSFLEAELAVPKSADRIGALTRPGLTREVYAAAAVAIDIDSEAERRFLQTLGNALGLDEDARIAIHEQIEGRVV; this is encoded by the coding sequence ATGTTCGATCCGCAACGATTGCTCGGCCAACTCCTCGGCGACGCCCTCGGTGGCGATTTCGGACATCGCCGCAAGCGCGGCAGTGGTCTCAGCTTCGGCACCAAGGCGCAACTTGGGCTCGGCGCCTTGGGCGTGGCCATGGCCGCCTACGAACATTTTTCGCAGCAGAAGCCCACCGAGCCGGCAACCACAGCGGGCGCGATGCCACCTCCCGCGCCGGCCTATGCCGCTGCAATCGCCGCTGCGGTGCCGCCCGGACCGCCGCCACCGGCGCCCGCCGCAACCATCGATCCCGCCCTGCTGCCGCAGGAGCAAGCCGACGCCGTGCTGTTGGTGCAGAGCATGATCGCCGCCGCTGCGGCCGATGGCGTGATCGACCCCACGGAGCGCCAGCGCGTGCTCGATCGTGCCTGCGCAGCCGGCGTCGATGCCGAAACACGCAGTTTCCTCGAAGCCGAGCTTGCGGTGCCGAAATCCGCAGACAGGATCGGCGCCCTCACCCGCCCCGGCCTGACGCGCGAGGTCTACGCCGCCGCTGCAGTAGCAATCGACATCGACAGCGAGGCCGAGCGTCGCTTCCTGCAGACGCTCGGCAATGCACTCGGCCTCGACGAGGACGCGCGCATCGCGATCCACGAACAGATCGAGGGTCGGGTGGTGTGA
- a CDS encoding rRNA methyltransferase, which translates to MYTPIERIADARRGRRQSEMRVFGLHACMAVFHHRRAAIRKVYLDKELLGELREVISYCVANRLGYRLLPGEELEKLTKSQHHEGVCFEVLRAPLRSLEDALAAISPTQPAWFAWLDGVGNPHNLGAMLRSAAHFGCAGLILPRDAGLGLSGAACRVAEGGAEAVPLVGIDGADAAIGLLHRQDFQLLATVVRGGESLFTQPPPARAVFVMGAEEAGMSEALVARCDRRVGIPGSGAVESLNVSAAFAVFAAQWAAHCRP; encoded by the coding sequence ATGTACACGCCAATCGAGCGGATTGCCGACGCGCGCCGTGGGCGACGCCAGTCGGAGATGCGGGTGTTCGGCCTGCATGCGTGCATGGCCGTGTTTCATCATCGGCGGGCGGCGATTCGCAAGGTCTATCTGGACAAGGAGCTGCTCGGCGAGTTGCGCGAGGTGATCTCGTATTGCGTGGCGAACCGGCTCGGCTATCGCCTGCTGCCGGGCGAGGAGCTGGAGAAGCTGACCAAGTCGCAGCATCACGAAGGCGTCTGCTTCGAAGTGCTGCGCGCGCCGCTGCGCTCGCTCGAGGACGCGCTCGCGGCGATCTCGCCGACGCAGCCGGCGTGGTTCGCGTGGCTGGACGGTGTCGGCAATCCGCACAATCTCGGCGCGATGTTGCGCAGTGCCGCGCACTTCGGATGTGCCGGGCTGATCCTGCCGCGCGACGCCGGCCTTGGTCTCTCGGGCGCGGCCTGTCGCGTCGCCGAGGGTGGCGCGGAAGCGGTTCCGCTGGTCGGCATCGATGGCGCCGATGCCGCGATCGGGCTGCTGCACCGCCAGGATTTCCAGCTGCTCGCGACCGTCGTGCGCGGCGGCGAGAGCCTGTTCACGCAACCGCCGCCGGCGCGCGCAGTGTTCGTGATGGGTGCGGAGGAGGCCGGCATGAGCGAAGCCCTGGTCGCGCGATGCGATCGCCGCGTCGGCATTCCCGGCAGCGGTGCTGTCGAAAGCCTGAACGTGTCCGCGGCATTTGCGGTGTTCGCTGCCCAATGGGCGGCACACTGCCGTCCTTGA
- a CDS encoding fumarylacetoacetate hydrolase family protein: MSELAFPAPTPPTVAIHGSALRFPVHRIYCIGRNYEEHAREMNATVALDAPVFFLKPGDAVVVDGADVPYPSATADLHHEVELVVALQSGGRDLDEQAAREAIYGYAVGLDLTRRDLQAKAKAKGLPWDTAKGFDASAPIGAITPAAQCGHPAAGELHLAINGETRQRADIASMVLPVAAILASLSRLFELRAGDLVFTGTPAGVAALQRGDAFVATFPGLADLRGRIV, from the coding sequence ATGAGTGAACTGGCATTCCCGGCACCGACCCCGCCAACCGTCGCGATCCACGGCAGCGCGCTGCGCTTCCCGGTGCATCGCATCTACTGCATCGGTCGCAACTACGAGGAGCACGCGCGCGAGATGAACGCGACGGTGGCGCTCGACGCACCGGTGTTCTTCCTCAAGCCGGGTGATGCCGTGGTCGTTGATGGCGCCGATGTGCCCTATCCGTCGGCGACCGCTGACCTGCACCACGAAGTCGAACTGGTCGTCGCGCTGCAATCCGGCGGGCGCGATCTCGACGAGCAGGCGGCGCGCGAAGCGATCTACGGCTATGCCGTCGGCCTCGATCTCACCCGCCGCGATCTGCAGGCCAAGGCCAAGGCCAAGGGCCTGCCTTGGGACACCGCCAAGGGCTTCGATGCCTCGGCGCCGATCGGCGCGATCACGCCCGCGGCGCAATGCGGGCATCCGGCCGCGGGCGAGCTGCACCTGGCGATCAATGGCGAGACCCGCCAGCGTGCCGACATCGCCAGCATGGTGTTGCCGGTGGCTGCGATCCTGGCGTCGCTGTCACGCCTGTTCGAGCTGCGCGCCGGTGACCTGGTGTTCACCGGCACGCCGGCCGGTGTCGCCGCACTGCAGCGCGGCGACGCCTTCGTCGCCACCTTCCCAGGCCTCGCGGATCTGCGCGGCCGCATCGTCTGA
- a CDS encoding diacylglycerol kinase, protein MADEVSALPRGPGKVWNALRWSLKGTATAFRIESSFRLECYLLLLLGPLAFVLGATAVERALLFGSLLLVLSAELLNSAIEQVVDKISPEFALFAGRAKDMGSAAVFFTMMNVIAVWGLLLAPRWM, encoded by the coding sequence ATGGCGGATGAAGTGAGCGCGCTGCCGCGTGGGCCGGGCAAGGTCTGGAATGCGCTGCGCTGGTCGCTGAAGGGCACCGCGACGGCGTTTCGAATCGAGTCTTCGTTTCGACTCGAGTGCTATTTGCTGCTTCTGCTCGGGCCGCTGGCATTCGTGCTGGGCGCAACTGCGGTCGAGCGCGCCCTGTTGTTCGGCTCGCTGCTGCTGGTGCTGTCGGCGGAATTGCTGAACTCCGCAATCGAGCAGGTGGTGGACAAGATCAGTCCGGAGTTTGCGCTCTTCGCCGGTCGCGCCAAGGACATGGGCTCGGCGGCGGTTTTCTTCACCATGATGAATGTGATCGCGGTCTGGGGCTTGCTGCTCGCACCGCGCTGGATGTGA
- a CDS encoding TerC family protein: MEVLFTPEGLLSLLMLATLEIVLGVDNLVFISIAVSRLPQERRSEARKFGLALACITRIGLLMSLAWLARMKTPLFSLMGNDISVRDLVLIGGGLFLLIKGTMEIHESVEGEDSDGPSARASSAFGYVIAQIAVIDIVFSLDSVITAVGLVNNVPVMAAAIIAAVLVMMLASDPVGEFIDRHPTIKMLALAFIILVGVALIADGLNFHIPRGYLYFGMAFSAGVEALNLMAKSRRQKKAALRAQRDDTE; encoded by the coding sequence ATGGAAGTACTGTTCACCCCTGAAGGCCTGTTGTCGCTGCTGATGCTGGCCACGCTCGAGATCGTGCTCGGCGTCGACAACCTGGTCTTCATCTCGATCGCGGTCAGTCGCCTGCCGCAGGAGCGGCGCTCCGAGGCGCGCAAGTTCGGCCTGGCGCTGGCCTGCATCACGCGCATCGGCCTGCTGATGTCGCTGGCCTGGCTGGCGCGCATGAAGACGCCGCTGTTCAGCCTGATGGGCAACGACATCTCGGTGCGCGACCTGGTGCTGATCGGCGGCGGCTTGTTCCTGCTGATCAAGGGCACCATGGAAATCCACGAGTCGGTCGAGGGCGAGGACAGCGACGGCCCGAGTGCGCGCGCCTCCTCGGCGTTCGGCTACGTCATTGCGCAGATCGCAGTCATCGACATCGTATTTTCGCTCGATTCGGTGATCACCGCGGTCGGCCTGGTCAACAACGTGCCGGTGATGGCGGCGGCGATCATCGCCGCGGTGCTGGTGATGATGCTGGCCTCGGATCCGGTCGGCGAGTTCATCGACCGCCACCCGACCATCAAGATGCTGGCGCTGGCCTTCATCATCCTGGTCGGCGTGGCCTTGATCGCCGATGGCCTGAACTTCCACATTCCGCGCGGCTATCTGTACTTCGGCATGGCCTTCTCGGCCGGCGTGGAGGCGCTGAACCTGATGGCCAAGTCGCGGCGCCAGAAGAAAGCAGCGCTGCGCGCGCAGCGGGATGACACCGAGTGA
- a CDS encoding efflux RND transporter periplasmic adaptor subunit, with protein MDQQEALIAQLRIDRKPVAPARRRWPWVAGFIAVAVGAFVALSGGRPLPVEIATARAAASDENASVLDASGYITARRQATVSAKVTGKVRELLIEEGQKVEADQIVAYLDDTEAKTDEGLALARLGAAKAALGEIRATLADAERELARQRDLAARKLTSQALLDAAGTQVDALRARLGSAQAQIPVAERQLEATRNQLANMVVRAPFTGVVTVKAAQPGEMISPIAAGGGFTRSGIGTIVDMDSLEVQVDVNEAYINRVTAQQPVNAVLNAYPDWNIPASVIAIIPAADRTKATVKVRIALASKDARIVPDMGVRVSFLEERKPGAPKREGVWVPSRALSGQGKDAAVFVVTAEGKVRRVAVALGEKRDADQLLTSGLKGGEQVVLGPPEQLRDGARVTVKKA; from the coding sequence ATGGATCAGCAGGAAGCACTGATTGCGCAGTTGCGCATCGACCGCAAGCCGGTTGCGCCGGCGCGACGCCGTTGGCCGTGGGTCGCCGGGTTCATCGCGGTCGCGGTTGGTGCCTTCGTGGCGCTGTCCGGTGGCCGCCCGTTGCCAGTCGAGATCGCGACCGCGCGCGCCGCCGCCAGCGACGAGAATGCCTCGGTGCTGGATGCTTCCGGATACATCACCGCGCGCCGCCAGGCGACGGTATCGGCCAAGGTCACCGGCAAGGTGCGCGAGCTGCTGATCGAGGAAGGCCAGAAGGTGGAGGCCGACCAGATCGTCGCCTATCTCGACGATACCGAGGCGAAGACCGACGAAGGCCTGGCGCTGGCCCGGCTGGGTGCGGCCAAGGCGGCGCTCGGCGAGATCCGCGCCACGCTCGCCGACGCCGAGCGCGAACTCGCGCGCCAGCGCGACCTCGCCGCGCGCAAGCTGACCTCGCAGGCGCTGCTCGATGCCGCCGGCACCCAGGTCGATGCCTTGCGTGCGCGCTTGGGCAGCGCCCAAGCGCAGATCCCGGTGGCCGAACGCCAGCTCGAAGCGACGCGCAACCAGCTCGCCAACATGGTCGTGCGTGCGCCGTTCACCGGCGTGGTCACGGTCAAGGCGGCGCAGCCGGGCGAAATGATCTCGCCGATCGCGGCCGGCGGCGGCTTCACCCGCAGCGGCATCGGCACCATCGTCGACATGGATTCGCTGGAGGTGCAGGTCGATGTCAACGAGGCCTACATCAATCGCGTCACCGCGCAGCAGCCGGTCAATGCCGTGCTCAATGCCTATCCCGACTGGAACATCCCGGCTTCGGTGATCGCGATCATTCCCGCGGCCGATCGCACCAAGGCCACGGTAAAGGTGCGCATCGCGCTCGCCAGCAAGGACGCGCGCATCGTGCCGGACATGGGCGTGCGCGTGAGCTTCCTCGAAGAACGCAAGCCGGGTGCGCCCAAGCGCGAAGGCGTGTGGGTGCCGAGTCGCGCGCTGTCCGGCCAGGGCAAGGACGCCGCGGTGTTCGTGGTGACCGCCGAGGGCAAGGTGCGGCGCGTGGCGGTGGCACTCGGCGAGAAGCGCGACGCCGACCAGCTGCTGACCAGTGGCCTCAAGGGTGGCGAGCAGGTCGTGCTCGGGCCGCCGGAGCAATTGCGCGATGGCGCACGCGTGACCGTGAAGAAAGCCTGA
- a CDS encoding prolipoprotein diacylglyceryl transferase, translating to MPYVHDIDPIVLSVGPLSVHWYGVMYLLGLGAAWWLGVRRVRAGRFGISEQQFSDLIFEGMLGVIIGGRVGYMLVYGRAELAADPLALFRVWEGGMSFHGGLVGVMAALAFWSWRQRRHAFDTIDFIAPLVPAGLGFGRIGNWIGGELWGRHTDAPWGVIFPQSLDHLGLSIEQIKAQAAQGLLNHEMRHPSQLYQAFLEGVLLCGLLLWFTRRERPRYAASGVFALIYGLGRFVVEFAREPDAHMGYIAFGWMTTGQALSLPLIAVGIGLLVIAYRRRGA from the coding sequence ATGCCCTACGTCCATGACATCGACCCGATCGTGCTCAGCGTCGGGCCGCTTTCGGTGCACTGGTACGGCGTCATGTACCTGCTCGGCCTCGGTGCGGCGTGGTGGCTCGGCGTGCGGCGCGTGCGCGCGGGGCGCTTCGGGATCAGCGAGCAGCAGTTCTCCGACCTGATTTTCGAGGGCATGCTCGGTGTCATCATCGGCGGCCGCGTTGGCTACATGCTGGTCTACGGACGCGCCGAACTGGCGGCCGATCCGCTGGCACTGTTCCGGGTCTGGGAAGGCGGCATGTCGTTCCACGGCGGGCTGGTCGGGGTGATGGCCGCACTCGCCTTCTGGTCGTGGCGACAACGCCGGCATGCGTTCGACACCATCGACTTCATCGCGCCGCTGGTGCCGGCCGGACTCGGCTTCGGTCGCATCGGCAACTGGATCGGCGGCGAGTTGTGGGGACGCCACACCGACGCGCCCTGGGGCGTGATCTTCCCGCAGTCGCTCGATCACCTCGGGCTGTCCATCGAGCAGATCAAGGCGCAGGCCGCGCAGGGGCTGCTGAATCACGAGATGCGGCATCCCTCGCAGCTGTACCAGGCGTTCCTCGAGGGCGTGCTGCTGTGCGGCCTGCTGCTCTGGTTCACGCGCCGCGAACGGCCGCGCTACGCCGCCAGCGGCGTGTTCGCGCTGATTTACGGCCTCGGCCGTTTCGTCGTCGAATTCGCGCGCGAGCCGGACGCGCACATGGGCTACATCGCGTTTGGCTGGATGACCACCGGCCAGGCGCTGTCGTTGCCGCTGATCGCCGTCGGCATCGGCCTGCTGGTCATCGCCTACCGTCGTCGGGGAGCCTGA
- a CDS encoding ABC transporter ATP-binding protein: MPALIEIRGLTKVYERGKQRIEVLHGIDLDIPDGDFVALMGPSGSGKTTLLNLIGGLDTLTDGSLRIDSQRIDVLTGAALAAWRADTVGFIFQSYNLMPVLSAQRNVELPLLLADMSAAERARRARVALELVGLSDRAAHKPNELSGGQQQRVAIARALVSDPRILICDEPTGDLDRKTADEILRLLQSLNRDHGKTIVMVTHDPKAADYARRTVHLDKGTLVDEAVH, from the coding sequence ATGCCGGCCCTGATCGAAATCCGCGGCCTGACCAAGGTCTACGAGCGCGGCAAGCAGCGCATCGAGGTGCTGCATGGCATCGACCTCGACATTCCCGACGGCGACTTCGTCGCGCTGATGGGGCCCTCGGGCTCGGGCAAGACCACGCTGCTGAACCTGATCGGCGGGCTCGACACGCTCACCGATGGCTCGCTGCGCATCGACAGCCAGCGCATCGACGTGCTCACCGGCGCCGCGCTCGCGGCCTGGCGCGCTGATACCGTCGGCTTCATCTTCCAGAGCTACAACCTGATGCCGGTGCTGAGCGCGCAGCGCAATGTCGAGTTGCCGCTGCTGCTCGCCGACATGAGCGCCGCCGAGCGTGCCCGCCGCGCACGCGTGGCGCTGGAACTGGTCGGCCTGTCCGATCGCGCCGCGCACAAGCCGAACGAATTGTCCGGCGGCCAGCAGCAGCGCGTCGCGATCGCGCGCGCGCTGGTCTCCGATCCGCGCATTCTCATCTGCGATGAACCCACCGGCGATCTCGACCGCAAGACCGCCGACGAGATCCTGCGCCTGCTGCAGTCGCTGAACCGCGACCACGGCAAGACCATCGTCATGGTCACGCACGATCCTAAAGCCGCCGACTACGCCCGCCGCACGGTGCACCTGGACAAGGGCACGCTGGTGGACGAGGCGGTGCATTGA
- the mscL gene encoding large-conductance mechanosensitive channel protein MscL: MGMISEFKAFAMRGNVVDMAVGVVIGAAFGKIVSAMVDKMIMPIVGYLTSGQNFAELAWKVGAQADGTPAVSIGYGAFLQATLDFVIVAFVLFLVIKAVNRMQRAEAAAPAAPPPPSEQEKLLAEIRDLLKSR, translated from the coding sequence ATGGGCATGATTTCGGAGTTCAAGGCCTTCGCGATGCGCGGCAATGTCGTGGACATGGCCGTCGGCGTCGTCATCGGCGCCGCGTTCGGCAAGATCGTCAGCGCCATGGTCGACAAGATGATCATGCCGATCGTCGGCTATCTCACCTCGGGGCAGAACTTCGCGGAACTGGCGTGGAAGGTCGGCGCCCAGGCCGATGGCACGCCCGCAGTCAGCATCGGCTATGGCGCCTTCCTGCAGGCCACGCTCGACTTCGTCATTGTCGCCTTCGTGCTGTTCCTGGTGATCAAGGCGGTGAATCGCATGCAGCGCGCCGAAGCTGCAGCACCCGCAGCACCCCCGCCGCCGAGCGAGCAGGAGAAACTGCTGGCCGAAATCCGCGACCTGCTCAAGTCGCGCTGA
- a CDS encoding class I SAM-dependent rRNA methyltransferase, translating to MPGLFLKRGEDARLRQGHLWVFSNEVDVKRSPLGEFEPGEQVAIVDAAERVIGLGYINPNALICARMVERGAHHPLDQSLLVHRLNVALALRERLYDTPHYRLVFGESDGLPGLVIDRFGDVLVGQIGTLGMERMKDWVVAAVAKVFKPRAFLWKNSGSARKLEALPEYDECAIGEWPQYLDVVEGGVRFQIDPRDSQKTGWFYDQRDNRDRLPKLVKGRRVLDVFCYGGGWGLRAAAAGASEVVCVDASATALAMVNRAAQDNALADRVKALQGDAFDVLKELRQQRERFDVVIVDPPAFIKRKKDFAEGRIAYRRIFEMAMQLLARDGVLIACSCSHHLPRSVLLDTIHQGARHLDRSVQVLAGLQQSACHPVHPAIPETEYLKGFICRVLPS from the coding sequence CTGCCGGGTCTGTTTCTGAAGCGCGGCGAAGACGCGCGACTGCGCCAGGGACACCTGTGGGTGTTCTCGAACGAGGTGGACGTCAAGCGTTCGCCGCTCGGCGAGTTTGAGCCGGGCGAGCAGGTCGCGATCGTCGATGCTGCCGAGCGCGTGATCGGGCTCGGCTACATCAATCCGAATGCGTTGATCTGTGCGCGCATGGTCGAACGCGGCGCGCACCATCCACTCGACCAGTCGCTGCTGGTGCACCGCCTGAACGTGGCGTTGGCGTTGCGCGAGCGCTTGTACGACACCCCGCATTACCGCCTCGTCTTTGGCGAATCCGATGGCCTGCCCGGCCTCGTCATCGATCGCTTCGGCGACGTGCTGGTCGGCCAGATCGGCACCCTCGGCATGGAGCGGATGAAGGACTGGGTGGTTGCGGCGGTGGCCAAGGTGTTCAAGCCGCGCGCGTTCCTCTGGAAGAACTCGGGTTCGGCGCGCAAGCTCGAGGCCCTGCCCGAATACGATGAATGCGCAATCGGCGAATGGCCGCAGTACCTCGACGTGGTCGAGGGCGGCGTGCGTTTCCAGATCGATCCGCGCGACAGCCAGAAAACCGGCTGGTTCTATGACCAGCGCGACAACCGTGATCGCCTGCCGAAGCTGGTCAAGGGCCGGCGCGTGCTTGACGTGTTCTGCTATGGCGGCGGCTGGGGCCTGCGCGCCGCGGCCGCGGGTGCTAGCGAAGTGGTCTGCGTCGATGCCTCGGCGACCGCGCTCGCCATGGTCAACCGCGCGGCGCAGGACAACGCGCTCGCGGACCGCGTGAAGGCGCTGCAGGGTGACGCCTTCGACGTGCTCAAGGAATTGCGCCAGCAACGCGAACGCTTCGACGTCGTGATTGTCGATCCGCCCGCCTTCATCAAGCGCAAGAAGGACTTTGCCGAAGGCCGCATCGCCTATCGCCGCATCTTCGAGATGGCGATGCAGCTGCTGGCGCGCGACGGCGTGTTGATCGCGTGTTCGTGTTCGCACCACCTGCCGCGCAGCGTGCTGCTCGACACCATCCACCAGGGCGCGCGCCATCTCGATCGCAGCGTGCAGGTGCTCGCCGGCCTGCAGCAATCCGCCTGCCATCCGGTGCATCCCGCGATCCCCGAGACCGAGTACCTCAAGGGCTTCATCTGCCGGGTACTGCCGTCGTGA
- a CDS encoding M28 family peptidase has product MRLLPVYFLIACGLACAQTPVPPSPIAEPAMTTAAQLRDTAMQGSGAYALVESLTTEVGARMAGTPADARAVRWAEQKFKALGFDRVLLEPVSFPVWRRGHESAEVLAPAPQKLSILALGFSSGTPKGGVEAEIVRFPDLAALSAASADEVRGKIVFVSQKMERRRDGGGYGPAVAVRGQSAEIAGRKGAVAVLIRSIGTDSDRFPHTGGALWLGQIALDPQIAKRARKLRDGSLIATTLVPAAALSNPDADQLDRLVARGAPMRIKLELDVGLAGEYTSHNVIGELTGREKPDEFVLIGGHLDSWDPGTGAIDDAAGVGITMAAGAMIARLPQRPRRSIRVVAFANEEQGLYGGNAYARAHADAAQTHVAIAESDFGADLIYRFDSNVAAGSLPVADAIGSVLYPLGIERGGNVARVGSDIGPIAKLGVPAFSLSQDGIDYFDYHHTANDTLDKVDAAKLDQNVAAYAAFAYLAAEAEAKITAPKM; this is encoded by the coding sequence ATGCGCCTGCTGCCCGTGTATTTCCTGATCGCCTGCGGCCTTGCCTGCGCGCAGACACCGGTACCACCGTCCCCGATCGCCGAACCGGCGATGACCACCGCGGCGCAACTGCGCGACACCGCGATGCAAGGCAGCGGCGCCTATGCGCTGGTCGAATCGCTGACCACCGAGGTCGGCGCGCGCATGGCCGGCACGCCCGCCGACGCACGCGCGGTGCGCTGGGCCGAGCAGAAGTTCAAGGCACTGGGCTTCGACCGCGTGCTGCTGGAACCGGTCAGCTTCCCGGTGTGGAGACGCGGCCATGAGAGCGCCGAGGTGCTGGCACCGGCGCCGCAAAAGCTGTCCATCCTCGCGCTCGGATTTTCCTCGGGCACACCCAAGGGCGGTGTCGAGGCCGAGATCGTGCGCTTCCCGGATCTGGCCGCACTGAGCGCAGCCAGCGCGGACGAGGTGCGCGGCAAGATCGTATTCGTGTCGCAGAAGATGGAGCGGCGCCGCGACGGCGGCGGTTACGGCCCGGCGGTCGCGGTGCGCGGCCAGAGCGCAGAGATCGCCGGGCGCAAGGGCGCGGTCGCAGTGCTGATCCGCTCGATCGGCACCGACAGCGACCGCTTCCCGCACACCGGTGGCGCGCTGTGGCTCGGCCAGATCGCGCTAGACCCGCAAATCGCCAAGCGTGCGCGCAAGCTCCGCGACGGTTCGCTGATCGCAACCACGCTGGTGCCCGCTGCGGCGCTCAGCAACCCCGATGCCGACCAGCTCGACCGTCTGGTCGCGCGCGGTGCGCCGATGCGGATCAAGCTCGAACTCGATGTCGGCCTGGCCGGCGAGTACACCAGCCACAACGTCATCGGCGAATTGACCGGGCGCGAGAAACCGGACGAGTTCGTGCTGATCGGCGGCCATCTCGATTCCTGGGACCCGGGCACCGGCGCCATCGACGACGCCGCCGGCGTCGGCATCACCATGGCCGCGGGCGCGATGATTGCGCGGCTGCCGCAGCGTCCGCGGCGCAGCATCCGCGTCGTCGCGTTCGCCAATGAAGAGCAGGGCCTGTACGGCGGCAATGCCTATGCCCGCGCGCATGCCGACGCGGCGCAGACCCATGTCGCGATTGCCGAGTCCGACTTCGGCGCCGACCTGATCTATCGCTTCGACTCGAACGTCGCGGCCGGTTCCTTGCCGGTCGCCGATGCGATTGGCAGCGTGCTCTATCCGCTCGGCATCGAACGCGGCGGCAATGTCGCACGCGTCGGTTCCGACATCGGCCCGATCGCCAAGCTCGGCGTGCCGGCGTTTTCGCTAAGCCAGGACGGAATCGACTACTTCGACTACCACCACACCGCGAACGACACCCTCGACAAGGTCGACGCCGCCAAGCTCGACCAGAACGTCGCCGCCTACGCCGCATTCGCCTATCTCGCCGCGGAAGCCGAAGCGAAGATCACCGCACCGAAAATGTAG
- a CDS encoding thymidylate synthase: MQAYLDLLRHVLECGADKADRTGTGTRSVFGYQMRFNLADGFPLVTTKKLHLRSIIHELLWFLQGDTNIGYLREHGVTIWDEWADASGDLGPVYGKQWRRWATPDGRVIDQIAEVIERIQRDPDSRRLIVSAWNVAEIPQMALAPCHALFQFYVANGRLSCQLYQRSADIFLGVPFNIASYALLTHMVAQVCELQVGDFVHTLGDAHLYANHVEQAQLQLTRTPLPLPTLQLNPDIRSIDAFLFEDIAIAGYQSHPAIKAPIAV, from the coding sequence ATGCAGGCCTACCTCGATCTGCTGCGGCACGTACTCGAATGCGGCGCGGACAAGGCCGACCGCACCGGCACCGGCACGCGCAGCGTGTTCGGTTACCAGATGCGCTTCAACCTCGCCGACGGCTTTCCGCTGGTCACGACCAAGAAGCTGCACCTGCGCTCGATCATCCACGAACTGCTGTGGTTCCTGCAGGGCGACACCAACATCGGCTACCTGCGCGAACACGGGGTCACGATCTGGGACGAGTGGGCCGATGCCAGCGGCGATCTCGGACCGGTCTACGGCAAACAGTGGCGACGTTGGGCCACGCCCGACGGGCGCGTCATCGACCAGATCGCCGAGGTGATCGAGCGCATCCAACGCGATCCCGACTCGCGCCGCCTGATCGTCAGCGCCTGGAACGTCGCCGAGATTCCGCAGATGGCGCTCGCGCCCTGTCACGCGCTATTCCAGTTCTACGTCGCCAATGGCCGATTGTCCTGCCAGCTGTACCAGCGCAGCGCCGACATCTTCCTCGGCGTTCCGTTCAACATCGCGAGTTATGCGCTGCTGACGCACATGGTCGCGCAGGTCTGCGAGCTTCAGGTCGGCGACTTCGTGCACACGCTCGGCGATGCGCATCTGTACGCGAACCACGTCGAACAGGCGCAGCTGCAGCTCACGCGCACGCCGCTGCCCTTGCCGACGCTGCAGTTGAATCCCGACATCCGTTCGATCGACGCATTCCTCTTCGAGGACATCGCGATCGCGGGCTACCAGTCGCACCCGGCGATCAAGGCACCGATCGCGGTGTGA
- the sufT gene encoding putative Fe-S cluster assembly protein SufT, whose product MSRYSQTSEPVRFERDCAAVMVPSGDLVNLPAGQTGYITQALGGSFTVFVEGNLFRVRNEDADAIGKEPMPLPELPENASDDQVEQAVWAQLRTCFDPEIPINIVELGLVYSCELGQRDDGARKVEVKMTLTAPGCGMGDILVEDVRSKIELLPAIAEADVELVFDPPWNQSMMSDAARLETGMMY is encoded by the coding sequence ATGTCCCGTTACTCGCAAACCAGTGAACCGGTCCGCTTCGAGCGCGACTGTGCCGCCGTGATGGTGCCCTCGGGCGATCTGGTCAACCTGCCCGCGGGCCAGACCGGCTACATCACCCAGGCGCTCGGCGGCAGCTTCACCGTGTTCGTCGAGGGCAACCTGTTTCGCGTCCGCAACGAAGACGCCGACGCCATCGGCAAGGAGCCGATGCCGCTTCCCGAACTGCCCGAGAACGCCAGCGACGACCAGGTTGAGCAGGCGGTGTGGGCGCAGTTGCGCACCTGTTTCGACCCGGAGATTCCGATCAACATCGTCGAGCTGGGGCTGGTGTACAGCTGCGAACTCGGCCAGCGCGACGATGGCGCGCGCAAGGTCGAGGTCAAGATGACCCTGACCGCGCCCGGCTGCGGCATGGGCGATATTCTGGTCGAGGACGTGCGCAGCAAGATCGAACTGCTGCCGGCGATCGCCGAGGCCGACGTCGAACTGGTGTTCGATCCGCCCTGGAACCAGTCGATGATGAGCGACGCGGCGCGGCTGGAAACGGGCATGATGTATTGA